From the genome of Helicobacter sp. 12S02232-10, one region includes:
- a CDS encoding class I SAM-dependent methyltransferase: MIVICSAKTELQEIFAQKLSNLKIKKEKIRFYTDCFYISYWLKDWIKNHFEYSDEEKFIQMLLSDTPYLKNLQKIFKNILETIPKPDKDASFYDDLYLINQTNAKTYKESIYYLGWEYAQKILSAYKKPVCVLDIGCGTGDFGKMLYEKNIKNYLGIDFSLQALKIARKKIPSWEKKFIQEDIFTTDKITKAYTHICIFEVLEHINQDLEILKKILPKTNIIASVPNFYSKGHVRIFENENAIRKRYTCLLDFIDFFELPIQKNGAKIFYFHALKK; the protein is encoded by the coding sequence GTGATAGTGATTTGTAGTGCAAAAACAGAGCTTCAAGAAATTTTTGCCCAAAAACTCTCTAATCTCAAAATAAAAAAAGAAAAAATACGCTTTTATACCGACTGCTTTTATATTTCCTATTGGCTAAAAGACTGGATTAAAAATCATTTTGAATATAGTGATGAAGAAAAATTCATTCAAATGCTCCTATCGGACACCCCTTATTTGAAAAATCTCCAAAAAATATTTAAAAATATACTTGAAACCATTCCCAAACCTGATAAAGATGCAAGTTTTTATGATGATTTGTATCTCATCAATCAAACAAATGCAAAAACCTATAAAGAAAGCATCTATTATCTGGGGTGGGAATACGCCCAAAAAATTTTAAGCGCGTATAAAAAACCCGTTTGTGTGCTTGATATAGGTTGTGGGACAGGAGATTTCGGAAAAATGCTCTATGAAAAAAATATAAAAAACTATCTCGGGATAGACTTTAGCCTTCAAGCCTTAAAAATTGCCCGAAAAAAAATTCCTTCTTGGGAAAAAAAATTCATTCAAGAAGATATTTTCACAACCGATAAAATCACCAAAGCTTACACGCATATTTGTATTTTTGAAGTCCTTGAACACATCAATCAAGATTTAGAAATTTTAAAAAAAATACTGCCTAAAACCAATATTATTGCTTCGGTGCCAAACTTTTATTCAAAAGGTCACGTCAGAATCTTTGAAAACGAAAATGCTATCAGAAAGAGATACACTTGTTTGCTTGATTTTATAGATTTTTTTGAACTTCCTATCCAAAAAAACGGCGCTAAAATATTTTATTTTCACGCACTCAAAAAGTAA